A DNA window from Thioalkalivibrio sp. XN279 contains the following coding sequences:
- a CDS encoding 1,4-dihydroxy-2-naphthoate polyprenyltransferase encodes MPQRLVRHWLDASRPRTLWVAVVPVLVGTALAAQDSGRVSWAVFAVTILAALLIQVGTNLHNDVADFERGADDPGTRLGPRRATAEGWLSPAAVKRAAVLAFAAAGLLGLWLAWVGGWPILAIGIASIICAWGYSGGARPIAYSALGEVFVWLFFGLAAVAGSYYLQAGRFDAVALLAGGLLGMPAAAVLVVNNYRDRDNDRRAGRRTFAVVFGPGVSRMEYGLLMLLPFTVLPLLALGGGRGWLWPLLVLPWAMLLVRRFLMEPVGPGFNALLGDTARLQFVYGLLLCVGVYFGGLRV; translated from the coding sequence ATGCCGCAACGGCTTGTGCGCCACTGGCTGGATGCCAGCCGTCCACGCACGTTGTGGGTGGCGGTGGTGCCGGTGCTGGTCGGCACTGCGCTGGCGGCGCAGGACAGCGGCCGGGTGTCCTGGGCGGTGTTCGCCGTCACCATCCTGGCCGCGCTGCTCATCCAGGTCGGCACCAACCTGCACAACGACGTCGCCGACTTCGAGCGCGGCGCCGACGATCCGGGCACCCGGCTGGGGCCGCGACGCGCCACCGCCGAGGGCTGGCTGAGCCCGGCCGCCGTGAAGCGCGCCGCGGTGCTCGCCTTCGCCGCGGCGGGCCTGCTCGGCCTGTGGCTGGCCTGGGTCGGCGGCTGGCCGATCCTGGCCATCGGCATCGCCTCGATCATCTGTGCCTGGGGCTACAGCGGCGGCGCGCGGCCGATCGCCTATTCGGCCCTGGGCGAGGTGTTCGTCTGGCTGTTCTTCGGCCTGGCGGCGGTGGCCGGCAGCTATTACCTCCAGGCCGGGCGCTTCGACGCCGTGGCCCTGCTCGCCGGCGGCCTGCTCGGCATGCCGGCGGCAGCGGTGCTGGTGGTGAACAATTACCGCGATCGCGACAACGACCGCCGTGCCGGGCGACGGACGTTCGCCGTGGTGTTCGGTCCCGGCGTGAGTCGCATGGAGTACGGCCTGCTGATGTTGCTGCCGTTCACCGTGCTGCCGCTGCTGGCGCTCGGCGGGGGACGCGGCTGGTTGTGGCCGCTGCTGGTGCTGCCCTGGGCCATGCTGCTGGTGCGGCGTTTCCTCATGGAGCCGGTCGGGCCCGGATTCAACGCGCTGCTCGGCGACACTGCACGGCTGCAGTTCGTCTACGGGCTGCTGCTTTGT
- the menB gene encoding 1,4-dihydroxy-2-naphthoyl-CoA synthase, translating to MDWTTVSELDFQDVLYQHAEGIARISINRPEVHNAFRPETVMELQRAFTHAHHDPSIGVIILTGEGGKAFCSGGDQRVRGEQGGYKDATGTQHLNVLDLQMQIRRLPKPVVAMVAGWAIGGGHVLHLVCDLSIAAENARFGQTGPIVGSFDAGLGAGLLARTVGMKKAKEIWFLCRQYDAQQALDMGLVNTVVPLERLEEETVAWCRRMLELSPTALRMLKCAFNADTDGLAGIQELAGNATAMFYMTAEGQEGRDAFLEKRKPDFDKFPRRP from the coding sequence ATGGATTGGACAACTGTTTCCGAGCTCGATTTCCAGGACGTGCTGTACCAGCACGCCGAGGGCATCGCCCGCATCTCCATCAACCGCCCGGAAGTGCACAACGCTTTCCGGCCGGAAACCGTGATGGAGCTGCAGCGCGCCTTCACGCACGCGCACCACGACCCCTCGATCGGCGTGATCATCCTCACCGGCGAGGGCGGCAAGGCTTTTTGTTCCGGCGGCGACCAGCGCGTGCGTGGCGAGCAGGGCGGCTACAAGGACGCTACCGGCACGCAGCACCTCAACGTGCTCGACCTGCAGATGCAGATCCGGCGCCTGCCAAAGCCCGTGGTGGCCATGGTGGCCGGCTGGGCCATCGGCGGCGGCCACGTGCTGCACCTGGTCTGCGACCTGAGCATCGCGGCGGAGAACGCACGCTTCGGCCAGACCGGGCCGATCGTCGGCAGCTTCGACGCCGGGCTGGGCGCCGGGCTGCTGGCGCGCACCGTGGGCATGAAGAAGGCCAAGGAGATCTGGTTCCTGTGCCGGCAGTACGATGCGCAGCAGGCGCTGGACATGGGCCTCGTGAACACGGTGGTACCGCTCGAGCGGCTGGAAGAGGAGACGGTGGCGTGGTGCCGGCGCATGCTGGAGCTGTCGCCGACGGCCCTACGCATGCTCAAGTGCGCCTTCAATGCCGACACCGACGGCCTGGCGGGCATCCAGGAGCTGGCCGGCAATGCCACCGCCATGTTCTACATGACGGCGGAGGGCCAGGAGGGCCGCGACGCCTTCCTGGAGAAACGCAAGCCCGATTTCGACAAGTTCCCGCGGCGTCCCTGA
- a CDS encoding isochorismate synthase, translated as MDSTPLESHPQLAFVDELQRRLARALAGAPGAGFLSLTLPVRDFPGSPGLPSGEPAVWWGRPGEQRFRAGAGIAWERQAGGRQRFATLAAAYRALCAQWRAIGVEGARGARSAFLGFAFSPDAAGEPLPNALLSVPRVVVERRGTGTVMHFNGAASEDHAALLMDWTRTARRLVAAAWAGTPATDAAPPGPVDARLPAGDPTWPERVREALDAIDRLPLEKLVLSRNVHLSLGAAPELNRVLERLAARYPEAAVFAVQRGDASLVGASPERLLGLEHGLVVADALAGSAPRATCDDADQLLGGRLLGDPKELAEHEVVVREILAALEPLCTAVMASHAPALLRLQNVQHLASHVHGRVRPEVGVFELLQRMHPTPAVGGAPRGAALDWLRQHGEANRGWYTGGVGWLDEAGGDVWVALRCALLEGREACLYAGAGIVAGSEPDQELRETGWKLQPMLEALALD; from the coding sequence GTGGATTCAACTCCGCTCGAGTCACACCCGCAACTGGCCTTCGTCGACGAGCTGCAGCGGCGGCTCGCCCGCGCCCTTGCGGGTGCGCCCGGCGCAGGGTTCCTCAGCCTCACCCTGCCGGTGCGCGACTTCCCCGGCAGCCCCGGCCTGCCGTCCGGCGAGCCCGCGGTATGGTGGGGCCGTCCCGGCGAGCAGCGCTTTCGCGCCGGCGCCGGGATCGCCTGGGAACGGCAGGCCGGGGGGCGGCAGCGCTTCGCGACACTGGCTGCCGCTTACCGGGCGCTGTGCGCGCAATGGCGCGCCATCGGCGTCGAGGGCGCCCGCGGGGCTCGCAGCGCCTTCCTCGGGTTCGCCTTCAGCCCGGATGCCGCCGGCGAGCCGCTGCCGAATGCCCTGCTCTCGGTGCCGCGGGTGGTTGTCGAGCGCCGCGGCACCGGCACCGTGATGCATTTCAACGGCGCCGCCAGCGAGGATCACGCGGCCCTGCTCATGGACTGGACGCGCACGGCGCGCCGGCTGGTGGCCGCCGCCTGGGCTGGCACGCCAGCCACGGACGCAGCGCCGCCCGGCCCGGTCGATGCACGGCTCCCGGCGGGGGATCCCACCTGGCCCGAGCGGGTGCGCGAAGCGCTCGACGCCATCGACCGGCTGCCGCTGGAGAAGCTGGTGCTGAGCCGCAATGTCCACCTCTCGCTGGGCGCGGCCCCGGAACTCAACCGCGTGCTCGAGCGGCTCGCCGCGCGCTACCCGGAAGCGGCCGTGTTCGCCGTGCAGCGCGGTGACGCCAGCCTAGTCGGCGCCTCGCCCGAGCGGCTGCTCGGACTGGAGCACGGCCTCGTAGTGGCGGACGCACTGGCCGGCTCGGCGCCGCGCGCCACCTGCGACGACGCCGACCAGCTGCTCGGCGGGCGCCTGCTCGGCGACCCCAAGGAACTGGCCGAGCACGAGGTGGTGGTGCGCGAAATCCTCGCGGCGCTGGAGCCCCTGTGCACCGCCGTGATGGCCTCTCATGCGCCCGCGCTGCTGCGGCTGCAGAACGTCCAGCATCTCGCCAGCCACGTGCACGGCCGGGTCAGGCCCGAGGTGGGCGTGTTCGAGCTGTTGCAGCGAATGCACCCCACGCCGGCGGTCGGCGGCGCGCCGCGCGGCGCGGCGCTGGACTGGCTGCGACAGCACGGCGAGGCGAATCGCGGCTGGTACACGGGCGGCGTCGGCTGGCTGGACGAGGCCGGCGGCGATGTTTGGGTCGCCCTGCGCTGCGCACTGCTCGAAGGGCGCGAGGCCTGCCTGTATGCCGGCGCCGGCATCGTGGCGGGCTCGGAACCCGACCAGGAATTACGCGAGACCGGCTGGAAGCTCCAGCCCATGCTCGAGGCCCTCGCGCTTGACTGA
- the menD gene encoding 2-succinyl-5-enolpyruvyl-6-hydroxy-3-cyclohexene-1-carboxylic-acid synthase, with translation MTDRPQPDRGGAAWRRSVALLDGLAGTGLRHVVVSPGSRSTPLALAAARCEAFTLHVIADERSAAFFALGLARATGDPAALIATSGSAPAHWLPAAIEACEDEQPLLLLSADRPLELLDCGANQATEQGRLFAAHARAVLALPADAGDQHARDVGRRAAAACRWPRPGPVHVNVALREPLVPADPAACAAWSPGPAAVQVPAKVTPSLPALAGWAARLRGRTGAILVGRLAPSDPAAEAAVDLAQALDCPLIADPLSGLRHGGHPGARVICTADAFLRHPQAPVPDWLIRVGKPPVSRCVEEWAARCGDILLLGGHIAWTDPLRAAARVVLGDPAASLAALAAVARRAELQAAPWDALDRLDAAARAALAGLEAPPAEAALVRAAAAAAGSRAPLFVSNSLVVRDFDSFLDRDGEALALHANRGVSGIDGNLSTAAGIAAGSGRDTLAVLGDLALFHDLNALALLRDVPVVAVVINNGGGAIFGQLSQAGLPEFERLWLTPPGLSAERAAALFDLPYARLDTAADPEARLRDALAAGRGTLLEYVVDRAASHAGRKAWWDALAGAGTA, from the coding sequence TTGACTGACCGACCCCAGCCCGACCGCGGCGGCGCAGCTTGGCGGCGCAGCGTGGCGTTGCTCGACGGGCTGGCTGGGACCGGGCTGCGTCACGTCGTGGTGTCGCCCGGTTCGCGTTCGACGCCCCTGGCGCTGGCTGCGGCCCGCTGCGAGGCCTTCACCCTCCATGTCATCGCCGACGAGCGCTCGGCGGCTTTTTTTGCGCTCGGCCTGGCCCGGGCCACCGGCGACCCTGCCGCGCTGATCGCAACCTCGGGCTCCGCACCGGCGCACTGGCTTCCCGCGGCAATCGAGGCCTGCGAGGACGAGCAACCACTGCTGTTGTTGAGCGCCGACCGCCCGCTGGAACTGCTCGATTGCGGCGCCAACCAGGCCACCGAGCAGGGCCGCCTGTTCGCGGCCCACGCGCGCGCCGTGCTGGCGCTGCCGGCCGATGCCGGCGATCAACATGCCCGGGATGTCGGACGGCGTGCAGCAGCCGCCTGCCGCTGGCCCCGTCCCGGCCCGGTGCACGTCAACGTCGCGCTGCGCGAGCCGCTGGTGCCCGCGGATCCGGCGGCCTGCGCAGCCTGGTCGCCCGGCCCTGCAGCGGTCCAGGTCCCGGCCAAGGTCACGCCCTCGCTGCCCGCGCTGGCCGGCTGGGCGGCGCGGCTGCGCGGGCGCACCGGCGCCATCCTGGTGGGCCGGCTCGCGCCCTCGGACCCGGCCGCGGAGGCCGCGGTCGACCTGGCGCAGGCGCTGGACTGCCCGCTCATCGCCGATCCGCTCTCCGGCCTGCGGCATGGGGGTCATCCCGGGGCGCGCGTGATCTGCACCGCAGACGCCTTCCTGCGCCACCCGCAGGCGCCGGTGCCCGACTGGCTCATCCGCGTCGGCAAGCCGCCGGTGTCGCGCTGCGTCGAGGAGTGGGCGGCACGCTGCGGCGATATCCTGCTACTGGGCGGCCACATCGCCTGGACGGATCCGTTGCGGGCTGCAGCCCGGGTCGTGCTGGGGGACCCGGCCGCGAGCCTGGCGGCGCTGGCTGCGGTGGCGCGACGAGCCGAGCTGCAGGCTGCGCCGTGGGATGCACTCGACCGCCTGGACGCGGCGGCACGCGCAGCGCTGGCCGGTCTCGAGGCGCCCCCGGCCGAAGCCGCGCTGGTGCGTGCAGCGGCGGCCGCTGCCGGCAGCCGGGCGCCGCTGTTCGTCTCCAACTCTCTCGTGGTGCGCGACTTCGACAGCTTCCTGGACCGGGACGGGGAGGCGCTCGCCCTGCACGCCAACCGCGGCGTCAGCGGCATCGACGGCAATCTCTCCACCGCGGCCGGCATCGCGGCGGGTAGCGGCCGCGACACCCTCGCCGTGCTGGGGGACCTGGCGTTGTTCCACGACCTGAACGCACTTGCGCTCCTGCGCGACGTGCCGGTGGTGGCCGTGGTGATCAATAACGGCGGCGGCGCGATTTTCGGCCAGCTCTCGCAGGCGGGACTGCCCGAGTTCGAGCGGCTCTGGCTGACGCCGCCCGGACTCTCTGCGGAACGGGCCGCGGCGCTGTTCGACCTGCCTTATGCCAGGCTGGACACGGCAGCCGATCCGGAAGCCAGGTTGCGCGACGCCCTCGCGGCCGGGCGCGGGACGCTGCTCGAATACGTCGTCGATCGGGCCGCAAGCCATGCCGGGCGCAAGGCCTGGTGGGACGCCCTCGCCGGCGCGGGCACGGCATGA
- a CDS encoding acyl-CoA thioesterase: MKPRSEQPAIRMMMMPKDTNALGSIFGGVILSLIDQAAFVEASRQASRKFVTIAMDKVEFHKPVKMGDIVSLWADTIHIGRSSIRVRVDVLARSRSIDEEVRVTSAEVTMVAIDAHGQPTPIHIDDPDAPATANPR; this comes from the coding sequence GTGAAACCCCGCAGTGAACAGCCGGCCATTCGCATGATGATGATGCCGAAGGACACCAATGCGCTGGGCTCGATTTTCGGCGGCGTCATCCTCTCCCTGATCGACCAGGCCGCATTCGTCGAGGCCAGCCGCCAGGCCTCGCGCAAGTTCGTCACCATCGCCATGGACAAGGTGGAATTTCACAAGCCGGTGAAGATGGGCGACATCGTCAGCCTGTGGGCCGACACCATCCACATCGGCCGCAGCTCGATCCGCGTGCGGGTCGACGTGCTGGCGCGCTCGCGCTCCATCGACGAAGAGGTCCGGGTCACCAGCGCCGAGGTCACCATGGTGGCCATCGACGCGCACGGCCAGCCGACGCCCATCCACATCGACGACCCGGACGCGCCGGCCACGGCAAATCCGCGCTGA
- a CDS encoding acetate/propionate family kinase: MRVLVLNAGSSTLKFGYYDMPAEKALAAGMIEHAGTPDAPGLIAQLTQHGSPDAVAHRVAHGGTEFSAAVRIDDAVLARIRGLVPLAPLHNPANLAGIEAAMAAFPHAPQVAVFDTAFHQSIPEHAWRYAVPETWWRDYGVRRYGFHGSSVRYAAETAARCLGREPGDLALVVLHLGNGASATAVQNGRSIDTSMGMSTLEGLVMGTRCGDLDPAVPGYLAREAGLAPAEIDRLLHAESGLLALCGDSDMREIGRRAEAGDERAVLALEVFCHRARRHVGALAATLGRLDALVFTGGIGEHRADVRARICAGLEVMGVRLDAARNAEAGPLPAQVQAHDSRATVLVVAADEALQIARETARLLGA, translated from the coding sequence GTGAGGGTGCTGGTGCTCAACGCCGGCAGCTCGACGCTGAAGTTCGGCTATTACGACATGCCCGCGGAAAAAGCCCTGGCCGCAGGCATGATCGAGCATGCGGGCACGCCCGACGCGCCCGGGCTGATCGCCCAGCTCACGCAGCACGGATCGCCGGACGCCGTGGCCCATCGCGTGGCCCACGGCGGGACCGAGTTCAGCGCAGCCGTGCGCATCGACGACGCGGTGCTGGCGCGCATCCGCGGCCTGGTGCCCCTGGCGCCGCTGCACAACCCTGCCAACCTGGCCGGCATCGAGGCGGCCATGGCGGCCTTCCCGCACGCGCCGCAGGTGGCGGTGTTCGACACCGCTTTCCACCAGTCCATCCCGGAACATGCCTGGCGCTACGCCGTGCCCGAGACCTGGTGGCGAGATTACGGCGTGCGTCGCTACGGCTTCCATGGCAGTTCGGTGCGCTACGCGGCGGAAACTGCGGCACGTTGCCTCGGCCGCGAGCCGGGTGACCTTGCGCTGGTGGTGCTGCACCTCGGTAACGGCGCCAGCGCCACCGCGGTGCAGAACGGGCGCAGCATCGATACTTCGATGGGCATGTCGACGCTGGAAGGCCTGGTGATGGGCACGCGCTGCGGCGACCTGGATCCCGCCGTGCCGGGCTACCTGGCCCGCGAGGCGGGGCTGGCGCCGGCTGAGATCGACCGGCTGCTGCACGCGGAGAGCGGGCTGCTGGCCCTGTGCGGCGACAGCGACATGCGCGAGATCGGGCGGCGCGCCGAGGCGGGCGACGAGCGCGCGGTGCTCGCGCTGGAGGTGTTCTGCCATCGGGCGCGGCGGCACGTGGGCGCGCTGGCCGCGACGCTGGGCCGGCTGGATGCGCTGGTGTTCACCGGCGGGATCGGCGAGCACCGCGCGGACGTGCGGGCGCGCATCTGCGCCGGCCTGGAAGTGATGGGCGTGCGCCTCGATGCGGCGCGCAATGCCGAGGCCGGGCCGCTGCCGGCCCAGGTGCAGGCGCACGACAGTCGCGCGACAGTGCTGGTGGTCGCCGCCGACGAGGCGCTGCAGATCGCGCGCGAAACCGCGCGGCTGCTCGGCGCGTAG
- the pta gene encoding phosphate acetyltransferase, translated as MADNLYIAATEPMSGKSLVALGVMELLSRRRARLGFFRPVVASADAPDNDMALIAGRYGLEIGVSAVYAFTHEQAQRELAAGRHDEVLKVILERYKALEAQCDFVLCEGTDYTGVSSAFEFDFNAAVAKNLGAPILPVISGRGRTADEIHNAIKVAREVFQARGCDVAATIVNRADAQDLGALRAELATAQANGEPLFVVPEDPALARPTVDDVARALGARLLHGSPESLRRDITRVRVAAMELSHFLARLEPGSLVISAGDRADILLGSFVANRSTAGSGLAGIVLTGGLEPTLQIRDLVSGLSDESLPVLAVTEETYETATRVHEVRAWLKAEDESKVARALGLFEAGVSVETLEARIDLKRPARMTPLMFEYELMRRAASDRKRIVLPEGEEERILRAADILLKRGAVELVLLGDRTLIRRRISALALDLEDVEIIDPAHSDRLERYAAELHRLRQHRGVTAERALDMMRDRSYFGTMMVHLGDVDGMVSGAVTTTAHTIRPAFEFIRTRPEVCIASSVLFMCMRDRVLVYADCAVVPEPTTEELADIAISSAETARMFGIEPRIAMLSYSTGESGTGAEVERVRAATALVRERRPDLPVEGPIQYDAAVDATVARTKIPGSEVAGRATVLVFPDLNSGNNAYKAVQRSGGAIVVGPVLQGLNKPVNDLSRGASIGDIVKTVAITAVQAQEFSR; from the coding sequence ATGGCGGACAACCTGTATATCGCGGCCACCGAGCCCATGAGCGGCAAATCGCTGGTTGCGCTCGGCGTGATGGAACTGTTGTCACGCCGTCGGGCGCGGCTGGGATTCTTCCGGCCCGTGGTCGCGTCCGCCGACGCGCCTGACAACGACATGGCGCTGATCGCCGGGCGCTACGGCCTCGAGATCGGCGTGAGCGCCGTGTACGCGTTCACGCACGAGCAGGCGCAGCGTGAACTGGCCGCGGGGCGCCATGACGAGGTGCTGAAGGTCATCCTGGAACGCTACAAGGCGCTGGAGGCGCAGTGCGATTTCGTGCTGTGCGAGGGCACCGACTACACCGGAGTCTCGTCCGCCTTCGAGTTCGATTTCAACGCCGCCGTGGCGAAGAACCTGGGCGCGCCGATCCTCCCCGTGATCAGCGGCCGCGGGCGCACTGCGGACGAGATCCACAACGCCATAAAGGTGGCGCGCGAGGTGTTCCAGGCGCGCGGCTGCGACGTCGCCGCGACCATCGTCAATCGCGCCGACGCGCAGGATCTCGGGGCGCTGCGCGCCGAGCTGGCGACCGCGCAGGCCAACGGCGAACCGCTGTTCGTGGTGCCGGAGGATCCGGCGCTGGCGCGGCCGACGGTGGATGACGTGGCCCGGGCGCTGGGCGCCCGGCTGCTGCACGGCTCGCCCGAGTCCCTGCGGCGCGACATCACGCGGGTGCGCGTGGCTGCCATGGAGCTGTCGCATTTTCTCGCGCGCCTGGAGCCGGGCTCGCTGGTAATTTCGGCCGGCGACCGTGCCGACATCCTGCTCGGCAGCTTCGTCGCCAACCGCTCCACCGCGGGCAGCGGCCTGGCCGGCATCGTCCTCACCGGCGGGCTGGAACCCACGCTGCAGATCCGCGACCTCGTCAGCGGCCTGTCGGACGAGTCGCTGCCGGTGCTCGCCGTGACCGAGGAGACCTACGAGACGGCGACGCGCGTGCACGAGGTGCGCGCCTGGCTGAAGGCGGAGGACGAGTCCAAGGTGGCGCGCGCGCTGGGCCTGTTCGAGGCCGGAGTGTCGGTGGAGACGCTGGAGGCGCGCATCGACCTGAAACGTCCCGCCCGCATGACGCCGCTGATGTTCGAGTACGAACTGATGCGTCGCGCGGCCAGCGACCGCAAGCGCATCGTGCTCCCCGAAGGCGAGGAGGAGCGCATCCTGCGCGCCGCCGACATCCTCCTCAAGCGCGGCGCGGTGGAGCTGGTCCTGCTCGGCGACCGGACGCTGATCCGCCGGCGCATCTCGGCGCTGGCGCTGGACCTCGAGGACGTGGAGATCATCGACCCGGCGCACTCGGACCGGCTCGAGCGTTACGCGGCCGAGTTGCACCGCTTGCGCCAGCATCGTGGCGTCACGGCGGAGCGTGCGCTCGACATGATGCGCGATCGCAGTTACTTCGGCACCATGATGGTCCACCTGGGTGACGTCGACGGCATGGTCTCCGGCGCCGTCACGACCACGGCCCATACCATCCGGCCGGCGTTCGAGTTCATCCGCACGCGGCCCGAGGTCTGCATCGCCTCCAGCGTGCTGTTCATGTGCATGCGCGACCGCGTGCTGGTCTACGCCGACTGCGCGGTGGTGCCGGAGCCGACGACCGAGGAGCTCGCCGACATCGCCATCAGCTCCGCGGAGACCGCGCGCATGTTCGGTATCGAGCCGCGCATCGCCATGCTGTCCTATTCGACCGGGGAGTCGGGCACCGGTGCCGAGGTCGAGCGGGTGCGCGCGGCCACGGCGCTGGTGCGCGAGCGCCGGCCGGACCTGCCGGTGGAAGGACCGATCCAGTACGACGCTGCGGTCGACGCGACCGTGGCCCGCACCAAGATTCCGGGCAGCGAGGTGGCCGGCCGCGCCACGGTGCTGGTGTTCCCGGACCTGAACTCGGGCAACAACGCTTACAAGGCGGTGCAGCGTTCGGGCGGCGCGATCGTGGTCGGGCCCGTGCTGCAGGGCCTCAACAAGCCGGTGAACGATCTTTCACGCGGTGCCAGCATCGGCGACATCGTGAAGACCGTGGCCATCACCGCAGTCCAGGCGCAGGAGTTCTCGCGGTGA
- a CDS encoding energy-coupling factor ABC transporter ATP-binding protein, which yields MTEATTGVLYALEQVTVKYPDGRTALAGVDLSIASGERVVLLGANGCGKSTLLKLLDGLVLPSAGRMRFAGREVDAAALKARDFAAGFRRRVALMFQHPEAMLFNATVAEEIGFGLRHLPADEARKRVRHWAGFMRLDRHLDEHPSQLSGGEKQRLCLACLLAVEPEVLLLDEPTANLDPRTVGWLIDWLGERDITTVVATHHMALAPELGSRAVILSEQHHVAFDGPVADALGDMPLLLANNLAHQHRHRHGGEVHEHVHGHPVWGPARD from the coding sequence ATGACTGAGGCCACCACAGGCGTGCTGTACGCGCTGGAACAGGTCACGGTGAAATACCCGGACGGGCGCACCGCGCTCGCCGGCGTGGACCTGTCGATCGCGTCCGGCGAGCGGGTCGTGCTGCTCGGTGCCAACGGCTGCGGCAAGAGCACGCTGCTGAAGTTGCTCGACGGGCTGGTGCTGCCGAGCGCGGGTCGCATGCGCTTCGCGGGCCGCGAGGTCGATGCAGCTGCGCTCAAGGCACGGGACTTCGCCGCCGGCTTCCGGCGCCGCGTGGCGCTGATGTTCCAGCACCCGGAGGCGATGCTGTTCAACGCCACGGTGGCCGAGGAGATCGGTTTCGGCTTGCGTCATCTCCCGGCCGACGAGGCGCGGAAACGCGTGCGGCACTGGGCCGGCTTCATGCGCCTCGATCGCCACCTCGACGAGCATCCATCGCAGCTTTCCGGCGGCGAGAAACAGCGACTCTGCCTGGCCTGCCTGCTGGCGGTGGAACCGGAGGTGCTGCTGCTGGACGAGCCGACCGCCAATCTTGATCCGCGCACCGTGGGCTGGCTCATCGACTGGCTGGGCGAGCGTGACATCACCACGGTGGTGGCCACGCATCACATGGCGCTGGCGCCGGAGCTCGGCAGCCGCGCCGTGATTCTCTCCGAGCAGCACCACGTCGCGTTCGACGGCCCCGTCGCCGACGCGCTGGGCGACATGCCCCTGCTGCTGGCGAACAATCTCGCGCACCAGCATCGACACCGCCACGGCGGCGAGGTGCACGAGCATGTGCACGGGCATCCCGTCTGGGGTCCGGCGCGCGACTGA
- a CDS encoding energy-coupling factor ABC transporter permease, protein MHIPDGLISPQTYLPALALAAPLWVVAARRLRARMGDEMLPRLAVFTALAFLLSTLMLPLPGGTSGHIVGVGLLALVFGPWIASLAYTLVLVLQAVVVGAGGITSLPVNALALGFVAAWTTWAGYRLLRGRNETAAVAIATWSGVMVAALLLALVLGLQPSIAQGPDGAPLFFPFGPAVTLPALLVPHAFIAAGEAALTVLVLRHAHKRRWVEAAT, encoded by the coding sequence ATGCACATCCCTGACGGGTTGATCTCGCCGCAGACTTACCTGCCGGCGCTCGCGCTCGCCGCGCCGCTGTGGGTGGTGGCGGCGCGCCGGTTGCGCGCGCGCATGGGCGACGAGATGCTGCCGCGGCTGGCAGTTTTCACGGCGCTGGCGTTCCTGCTCTCGACGTTGATGCTGCCGCTGCCGGGCGGGACGTCGGGACATATCGTCGGCGTGGGCCTGCTGGCGCTGGTGTTCGGGCCGTGGATCGCCTCCTTGGCTTACACCCTGGTGCTGGTGCTGCAGGCCGTCGTCGTCGGCGCCGGCGGCATCACCTCCCTGCCGGTCAATGCGCTGGCGCTGGGCTTCGTGGCCGCCTGGACGACATGGGCAGGCTACCGCCTGCTGCGCGGCCGCAACGAAACCGCGGCAGTCGCGATCGCCACCTGGAGCGGTGTGATGGTCGCGGCGCTGCTGCTGGCGCTGGTGCTCGGCCTGCAGCCGAGCATCGCGCAGGGCCCCGACGGCGCACCGCTGTTTTTCCCCTTCGGCCCTGCCGTGACGCTGCCGGCGCTGCTGGTGCCGCACGCCTTCATCGCGGCGGGGGAGGCGGCGCTGACCGTGCTGGTGTTACGCCACGCGCACAAGCGGCGCTGGGTGGAGGCCGCAACATGA
- the nikR gene encoding nickel-responsive transcriptional regulator NikR, whose translation MSERFTVSLEAELARQFDDYMQRKGARNRSEAVRDLIRDALARERLDKDPETECLGVLTYVYNHHERELSKRLTEAHHAHHDLTVTTLHMHLDHDNCLEAVLLKGPSSEVEAFGDSVMARPGIHHGRLHRIPAPGTDEAHQHAHRHSHRRAHD comes from the coding sequence ATGAGCGAACGATTCACGGTGTCTCTCGAGGCCGAGCTGGCGCGCCAGTTCGACGACTACATGCAGCGCAAGGGGGCGCGCAACCGCTCCGAGGCGGTGCGCGACCTGATCCGCGACGCGCTGGCGCGCGAGCGGCTGGACAAGGACCCGGAAACGGAATGCCTCGGCGTCCTCACCTACGTTTACAACCATCACGAGCGCGAGCTCAGCAAGCGGCTGACGGAAGCGCACCACGCCCACCACGACCTCACCGTCACCACGCTGCACATGCACCTCGACCACGACAACTGCCTGGAGGCGGTCTTGCTGAAGGGCCCGTCGTCGGAGGTGGAGGCATTCGGGGACTCGGTGATGGCGCGCCCCGGTATTCATCACGGCCGGCTGCATCGCATCCCTGCGCCGGGCACGGACGAGGCGCACCAGCACGCCCATCGACATTCCCATCGTCGTGCCCACGACTGA